The nucleotide sequence TCACCTTTTCTGATGCTCCCGGTTATATGCGGAAAACCGAAAATGATGCCGTTATGGAGCGGGTGGATTTAGAGGGCAACCTGCTTGGCTTCTCCATTCTGGCGGTTAGTCAGCTTGCCAAATCAAAACCATTGATGGCTGAGTTGCTTTCAGGAAGAGGAAATGCGGCTTGAGGATTACGTTGAGATGCCTTTTGTTGTAATGCTCAGCCTCACCCCCTATGAAGGAGACAACACTGATGATGACACCCCTTGAACTGAATCGCCTTGGCTATCGAGCATTGATGGATGCCCTTGGTTTTGACGGCATGATGCGTTTTTTGCAGCAGTTTGAACCAGGGCAAGGAGACTACACGGCTGAACGTCAGCAATGCCTACAAAACGTTTCTTTAGACGATATTTTTGCTGAGATCGAACATCATCGTGATTCACCCTAATTGTAAGGAGGTAATTCGTGTCTACTGCAATTGAACTAAAAAACGATAAAAAGGTTTGGACAGACGAAGAATTTATGGCACTGTCCAAAGATGGGCATCGCTATGAAATCGTGAACGGAGAATTGGTTGACATGGGAAATTCAGGGGCATTGCATGGCTATGTCTGTAGCCTACTATTAGCAGCCTTAGCCAGCTATGTCTTGCCCAACAAGCTGGGGGTTATTCTAGACTCCAGCACTGCCTTCAAGATGAACAATGGGAATCGCCGTTCTCCTGACATTTCCTTCTTTGCTAAAGAACGCTTGCAAGGATTGACCGAACTGCCTACAGGCTTTTTAGAGGGTGCGCCCGATCTGGCAGTTGAAGTGCTGTCTCCTGGTAATACCGTAGAAGAAATTCACGACAAACTGGTGGAGTACTTCGAGAATGGCACTCGCCTAGCTTGGATTATTCACCCTAGCGAACACTATGTGTTGGTCTACCGCTCTGCCCAAGAACCCGATCGCCTACTGAAATCCGTTGATTCATTTGACGGGGAAGAGGTAATCCCCGGATTTACGCTACCCGTGGCTGACTTGTTCCAAAAACTTTCATTCTAGGTTGCCCTATGTCTGCCTTTGTCTCCCGCGAGAAAATCCACCTTCCTCCCAGTAGCGTGCTGCAAATGCCCGGAACCTGAAACAACAGTTGATCAGATAACCTTTCAAGGTAATTGCTCAACTCAGCGGGAATAGGGATTGGTGAGGGTTTAAGGCCGCAGAAATGGACTCAAAAGCAGAAAGCCCTTGACGCTTACCCGTATTCACCACAGAACGAATATCGGCGAACAAATCTTTGCCCCACTCGGAGCGAAACCCATTGGTCACCTTGCGAAAAATCACACTCATCCGCAGCGCCTGTTCACTGGCATTATTGGTCGGCGCAATCGTTGTGTCTGCCAAAAATAGAAACAGATGCTCCCGCAAGTTTCGGTAGCGCGTTTGCAGCCGAATGCCATCGGCTTGAGTCGGACACAGGGCGAGTGCTTGGTCTAATTCTCGGTTGATCCGGCAGCGATATTGATATTGCGTCGAAGCAGACAATTGCTCCCAGCGTCGATGCCAAGCACAAGCGCGTAAGACTAACCGCTTCATCCGAGGCGAAAAGATCGTATCCCCGGCATCAATGC is from Leptothermofonsia sichuanensis E412 and encodes:
- a CDS encoding DUF2283 domain-containing protein — encoded protein: MAERVKVWFDPEADFLEVTFSDAPGYMRKTENDAVMERVDLEGNLLGFSILAVSQLAKSKPLMAELLSGRGNAA
- a CDS encoding Uma2 family endonuclease, whose translation is MSTAIELKNDKKVWTDEEFMALSKDGHRYEIVNGELVDMGNSGALHGYVCSLLLAALASYVLPNKLGVILDSSTAFKMNNGNRRSPDISFFAKERLQGLTELPTGFLEGAPDLAVEVLSPGNTVEEIHDKLVEYFENGTRLAWIIHPSEHYVLVYRSAQEPDRLLKSVDSFDGEEVIPGFTLPVADLFQKLSF